CATTACCATTACCATTACCATTACTCTCATTTTCCACAACAGAATGAGAAGAGGACTCTTCCTCCTCCAATTTTGAATGATCATGTCCATTACGCTCACCCTCCTCACTCTGTCTATTAATCTCATCGGTCACATCCCTAGTAGCCTCTCCACCATTCTTTTTACTCCTACGATTCTTTCTCTTGCTCTTTGTATTATTGTATTCCATAAAATCAACACCATCACTCTCATCCTCAACACGAACCTCACTCCACGCGGCTGCCTTTTCTTCACGCCTTGAACCCACATTGTTCCTACTCTTAGGTAACTCGACCCCATCACTCTCATCCTCAACACGAACCTCACTCCACGCTGCCGCCTTTACTTCACTCCTTGAACCCACATTTTTCCTACTCTTACGCCCTGCCACCATTGCTTCAAGCACACCcatttcatcatcatcatcatcatcatctacaCCATCACCATCACTCTCCTCACCTCCTCCAACCTCATTTGTATCCtcaacatcatgaaatccaacTCCATTCTCCACATCCTCCTCGTCCTTATCCCCAATCTCTAATTCATCTCTAATTTGCTCACCAACCTCATCGACGACTCTCTCCTCTTCTTCCCCAATATCTTgatctccttcttcttcatcaccAAGAGAATCACGAAACTCTGCGACTTTCTCCTTATGCTTTTTTGACTGCTCGTGATTCTTCCATTGCTTATCACTCTTAAACTTCTTCCCACACACCACACAATAAAACTCcttcctcttcctctcctcttcttcctcctcctcctcctcctcctcctcctcttccatTCCCTTTCCatctccctccaaatcttccTCATCAACCCTAGTCCACTCCGGCTCCACGTAAGCCCTAGCCTTCTCAATCCTCTCCTTCTCCaatctcttcttcctctctctctcctcctccttcttcctcTCCATCTCCAAATTCCTCTTCACCGCCATATCAATCACTCTCTTATCCCTCTTCTTCACAAACTCCGCCAATCCACGCACCGTTTCGTTATACTCTCTCCTCGCCTTCTTCCTCACCTTCTTGTTCTCCTCCTCCATAACTCTCCTCGATTTCCGATTCACTCCGGCCATCGCATCGTACTGATCCGCCCAGCAAAAATCCATCACCGTACAAAACCCTAACCAGTAGTTATAGAACGCAGTCACCTGCACGTACGGACTCTCCAAATTCCCCATCAACGGCGCCTCCTTGTTCAACGCTAACCCTAATTTCCTCGAGAAATTGATCTCGTTCGCGTAAATCTTGTCGAAGAGATCCGAATACACCTTGTAGAACCCGCGACCCGAGTCGGAGTACCCGGAAAAGACGGTGTtggagaagaaggagaagaggtTTGGAATCGCCGAGTTTGGAGCGACCGAGTTGGAGTTGAGATCGGAGAAGAGGATCTGAGACCGGTGCGAGTCGTACCAGGCTCGCTCTTTCGGGTCGGAGAGGACCTCGTAAGCTTGGGCTAGCTCTTGGAACTGAGCGGTGGCTTCGGCATGGGATAAGCCGGACTGGACGAGCTTGTCAGGGTGGCGTTGCAAGGCGAGCTTCTTGTACGCCGATCGGATTTCGTCAGCGGTGCAGTCGCGGCTCAGCCCTAGGACTTCGTAGTGGCACCGCTTCGCCGCCGATTCCATGGTCTTGGTTTTTTTGGGGTCTCCAGGTTAGTTCAAATACACGTTGGAACATTTTTGAGGcggtttttatatattataggGTTGAAGGGAGTGGCGTGCAATGCACCTGAATTAGTCAAACTACaattagttaaaaataaatgaaaattaatatttactGTATAATACGAAACAAAGATAAAATAActgcgaaaaataaagaaaaagaaaaaaaaaaatgaaaaacatagtaaaaaagttCAGGTAAAAGATGCCTCGAAGTTTGAGCTCGAAGAGAACGAAGGATTTGTAGAAATAAAAGAGCAGACACGGTTTATGTTTGCAGAATATCAAGTTAGATGTAAAATTTGATATTCTCACGATcaaattatatgtatatttttaaataaaacttgatattatatttaaattttttataaaaattaagtggtaaaatatacataaaactCGATATTACTAATGTCAAGTTTCAActataactcaattttgttCATCAAGTTTAAGAAACATAGACATTTtactaaatagtttcaaaatatgagCATTTTACTatgtaatttacaaattaaGGACAGATGCCAATTTCCCCCATTTTGGTGTGATGTCCtatatatggagagagagagagagagagagagagagagtaggatGTGGGTTTGGTTAGACTCTTTATGTTGCTGACTAAGTACTAGttggcttaaaattttttaatttgcttAATAATAGTCGATTCAAAACTCTCtttataacataataaatactaaattaacactaaaaaaaatgtgtaaaattgtgagaCTATCAAAGTTTATGTGGCAAAATATTAGAGGGTCAACTAATAGTCAAACGTcttcaattttgtttaaaactctTCATATTATAGAGTAATAATTGGTTTAAAACTCTTCATGTTACTGAGTGATAGTTGATTTAAAACTCTTTAGTTTACTCCGTTGTAGTCGCTCTTATTTtgacataataaatatatt
The Quercus lobata isolate SW786 chromosome 10, ValleyOak3.0 Primary Assembly, whole genome shotgun sequence DNA segment above includes these coding regions:
- the LOC115964192 gene encoding DNAJ protein JJJ1 homolog, which gives rise to MESAAKRCHYEVLGLSRDCTADEIRSAYKKLALQRHPDKLVQSGLSHAEATAQFQELAQAYEVLSDPKERAWYDSHRSQILFSDLNSNSVAPNSAIPNLFSFFSNTVFSGYSDSGRGFYKVYSDLFDKIYANEINFSRKLGLALNKEAPLMGNLESPYVQVTAFYNYWLGFCTVMDFCWADQYDAMAGVNRKSRRVMEEENKKVRKKARREYNETVRGLAEFVKKRDKRVIDMAVKRNLEMERKKEEERERKKRLEKERIEKARAYVEPEWTRVDEEDLEGDGKGMEEEEEEEEEEEEEERKRKEFYCVVCGKKFKSDKQWKNHEQSKKHKEKVAEFRDSLGDEEEGDQDIGEEEERVVDEVGEQIRDELEIGDKDEEDVENGVGFHDVEDTNEVGGGEESDGDGVDDDDDDDEMGVLEAMVAGRKSRKNVGSRSEVKAAAWSEVRVEDESDGVELPKSRNNVGSRREEKAAAWSEVRVEDESDGVDFMEYNNTKSKRKNRRSKKNGGEATRDVTDEINRQSEEGERNGHDHSKLEEEESSSHSVVENESNGNGNGNVKGGDQLARDKKSSNQHVDKKGAGKKDTNAKSKNSSKGKKAKATSKNSSNTCDTCGEEFESRTKLHKHLGESGHATLKHR